The following are encoded together in the Acetobacter vaccinii genome:
- the rpoC gene encoding DNA-directed RNA polymerase subunit beta': MNELMKILGQTGQAMTFDQIKIQLASPEQIRSWSYGEIKKPETINYRTFKPERDGLFCARIFGPIKDYECLCGKYKRMKFRGIICEKCGVEVTLAKVRRERMGHIQLASPVAHIWFLKSLPSRIGLMVDLTLKDLEKVLYFESYLVLEPGTSPLKQYSLLTEEQYLDAMDEYGDEGVEVGIGAEAIKKVLERIDCDAEKVELRQELKETTSEARRKKLVKRLKLIEAFAESGCRPEWMILDMVPVIPPELRPLVPLDGGRFATSDLNDLYRRVINRNNRLKRLIELRAPDIIVRNEKRMLQEAVDALFDNGRRGRAITGANKRPLKSLSDMLKGKQGRFRQNLLGKRVDYSGRSVIVVGPELKLHQCGLPKKMALELFKPFIYAKLEKYGHATTIKAAKRMVEKERPEVWDILEEVIREHPVLLNRAPTLHRLGIQAFEPVLVEGKAIQLHPLVCTAFNADFDGDQMAVHVPLSLEAQLEARVLMMSTNNILSPANGKPIIVPSQDIVLGLYYLSLETPEFKVTPDKSEYDAQTGALLREGATAFGSINEVEYALSAGGLKLHDKIRARFEHVAADGSRVFETTVTTPGRVLIAQILPKHQAVPFSLINRQLTKKAVSDVIDTVYRHCGQKEAVIFCDRLMALGFRHAAKAGISFGKDDMIIPAEKKELVDRTATEVKEFEQQYQDGLITAGERYNKVVDAWSRCTDEVQAAMTKEISRQEIGKPINSVWMMSHSGARGSPAQMKQLAGMRGLMAKPSGEIIEQPIIANFKEGLSVLDYFTSTHGARKGLADTALKTANSGYLTRRLVDVAQDSIIIEEDCGSERGLTVRAVMDGGEVVASLSERILGRTAATDIVDPATGTVLVARNSLIEEADAERIEKSGVETVHIRSVLTCDSRVGVCGSCYGRDLARGTPVNIGEAVGVIAAQSIGEPGTQLTMRTFHIGGAAQRGAEQSMIEASRDGKVVIRNRNVVQNSQNVLIVMARNCEILLTDENGVEKVRYRVPYGARLLAVDGTTVARGQKLAEWDPYTLPIITEKAGKVEYLDLIDSITLVERMDEVTGLTAKVVVDYKQAGKGVDLRPRLQLKDANGEVVKLDNGSDARYFLSPETLLSVENGSEVNAGDVLARLPREGSKTRDITGGLPRVAELFEARRPKDHAIIAEMEGRVEFGKDYKSKRRIVVKNDESGEEQEYLIPKGKHISVQEGDFVEKGDPLVDGPRVPHDILKVMGVEALSDYLINEIQDVYRLQGVKINDKHIEVIVRQMLQKVEILEPGDTTYLIGETVDRIEFEVENTKCLNAGERPALAMPVLQGITKASLQTQSFISAASFQETTRVLTEAATAGKVDRLMGLKENVIVGRLIPAGTGSVMKRLRAIAADQDRQRVGRSAAE, from the coding sequence ATGAATGAACTCATGAAAATTCTTGGCCAGACTGGCCAGGCGATGACCTTCGACCAGATCAAGATCCAGCTTGCATCGCCCGAGCAGATCCGTTCCTGGTCTTATGGTGAAATCAAGAAGCCCGAGACCATCAACTACCGTACGTTCAAGCCGGAGCGTGACGGGCTGTTCTGCGCGCGCATTTTTGGCCCGATCAAGGACTACGAATGTCTGTGCGGCAAATACAAGCGGATGAAGTTCCGCGGTATTATCTGCGAAAAATGCGGCGTTGAAGTCACGCTGGCCAAGGTCCGCCGTGAGCGCATGGGCCATATCCAGCTTGCCAGCCCGGTTGCCCATATCTGGTTCCTGAAGTCGCTGCCAAGCCGTATCGGCCTGATGGTCGATCTGACGCTCAAGGATCTGGAAAAGGTTCTCTACTTCGAAAGCTATCTGGTTCTCGAGCCCGGCACGTCGCCGCTGAAGCAGTATTCCCTGCTGACCGAGGAACAGTATCTCGACGCCATGGACGAATATGGTGACGAAGGTGTTGAAGTCGGGATTGGCGCGGAAGCCATCAAGAAGGTTCTGGAGCGCATTGATTGCGACGCCGAAAAGGTGGAACTGCGCCAGGAACTGAAGGAAACCACGTCCGAAGCCCGCCGCAAGAAGCTCGTCAAGCGCCTGAAGCTGATTGAAGCGTTTGCAGAAAGCGGCTGCCGCCCGGAATGGATGATTCTGGACATGGTGCCGGTCATTCCGCCGGAACTGCGTCCGCTGGTGCCGCTGGACGGTGGCCGTTTTGCTACGTCCGACCTGAACGACCTTTACCGTCGTGTTATCAACCGTAACAACCGTCTGAAGCGGCTGATCGAACTGCGTGCGCCCGATATTATCGTGCGTAACGAAAAGCGCATGCTGCAGGAAGCCGTTGACGCATTGTTCGACAACGGTCGCCGCGGTCGTGCCATTACGGGTGCCAACAAGCGTCCGCTGAAGTCCCTGTCCGACATGCTCAAGGGCAAGCAGGGTCGCTTCCGTCAGAACCTGCTTGGTAAGCGCGTTGACTATTCCGGCCGTTCTGTGATCGTCGTCGGGCCTGAGCTGAAACTGCACCAGTGCGGCCTGCCCAAGAAGATGGCGCTGGAACTGTTCAAGCCCTTCATCTACGCCAAGTTGGAAAAATACGGCCACGCCACCACCATTAAAGCTGCCAAGCGGATGGTGGAAAAGGAACGTCCCGAAGTGTGGGATATCCTCGAAGAGGTTATCCGCGAGCATCCGGTTCTGCTGAACCGCGCTCCTACACTGCACCGTCTGGGTATTCAGGCCTTTGAACCCGTGCTGGTTGAAGGCAAGGCCATTCAGCTTCACCCGCTCGTCTGCACCGCCTTCAACGCGGACTTCGACGGTGACCAGATGGCCGTGCACGTGCCGCTGAGCCTTGAGGCCCAGCTTGAAGCACGCGTGCTGATGATGTCGACCAACAACATCCTCAGCCCTGCAAACGGCAAGCCGATTATTGTGCCGTCTCAGGATATCGTGCTCGGGCTGTATTACCTCAGCCTCGAAACGCCTGAGTTCAAGGTCACGCCGGACAAGAGCGAATACGATGCCCAGACCGGCGCGCTGCTGCGCGAAGGGGCGACGGCATTCGGTTCGATCAACGAAGTCGAATACGCGCTCAGCGCTGGTGGCCTGAAGCTGCATGACAAAATCCGTGCCCGCTTCGAGCATGTTGCAGCTGATGGCTCACGTGTGTTCGAAACCACGGTGACCACGCCCGGCCGCGTTCTGATTGCTCAGATTCTTCCCAAGCATCAGGCTGTGCCGTTCTCGCTCATTAACCGCCAGCTGACTAAAAAAGCTGTGTCGGACGTGATCGACACGGTCTACCGCCACTGCGGTCAGAAAGAAGCGGTCATTTTCTGTGACCGTCTGATGGCTCTGGGTTTCCGCCACGCGGCCAAGGCAGGCATTTCCTTCGGCAAGGATGACATGATCATCCCGGCAGAAAAGAAGGAACTGGTTGATCGCACCGCGACCGAGGTAAAGGAATTCGAACAGCAGTATCAGGATGGTCTGATCACGGCTGGTGAACGCTACAACAAGGTGGTTGATGCCTGGTCGCGCTGCACGGACGAAGTCCAGGCCGCGATGACCAAGGAAATTTCCCGTCAGGAAATTGGCAAGCCCATCAACTCCGTGTGGATGATGAGCCACTCTGGGGCCCGTGGGTCGCCGGCACAGATGAAGCAGCTTGCCGGTATGCGCGGTCTTATGGCCAAGCCGTCGGGTGAAATTATTGAGCAGCCGATTATCGCCAACTTTAAAGAAGGCCTGTCGGTTCTCGACTACTTCACCTCCACCCACGGTGCGCGTAAGGGGCTGGCGGATACCGCGCTGAAGACAGCGAACTCCGGTTATCTGACACGCCGTCTGGTGGACGTGGCGCAGGACAGCATCATCATCGAAGAAGACTGCGGTAGCGAACGCGGTCTGACAGTTCGCGCCGTCATGGATGGTGGTGAGGTTGTTGCGTCTCTGTCCGAGCGGATTCTGGGCCGTACGGCGGCCACGGACATTGTCGATCCGGCAACGGGTACAGTGCTGGTGGCGCGTAACTCCCTCATTGAGGAAGCAGACGCCGAACGCATTGAGAAGTCGGGCGTTGAAACCGTTCACATCCGTTCGGTTCTGACCTGCGATAGCCGGGTTGGTGTCTGCGGGAGCTGCTACGGGCGTGACCTGGCGCGCGGCACCCCGGTCAACATTGGTGAGGCTGTGGGCGTTATTGCTGCTCAGTCCATTGGTGAGCCGGGCACACAGCTGACCATGCGTACCTTCCATATCGGTGGTGCGGCCCAGCGTGGTGCCGAGCAGTCGATGATCGAAGCCTCGCGCGATGGCAAGGTGGTTATCCGCAACCGCAACGTTGTGCAGAACAGCCAGAACGTCCTGATCGTCATGGCCCGTAACTGCGAAATTCTGCTGACAGACGAAAACGGTGTCGAGAAGGTGCGTTACCGTGTGCCTTACGGTGCCCGCTTGCTGGCAGTGGATGGCACAACTGTCGCCCGTGGCCAGAAGCTGGCTGAGTGGGATCCCTACACCCTGCCGATCATCACCGAGAAGGCCGGTAAGGTTGAGTATCTTGACCTCATCGACTCCATCACGCTCGTCGAGCGTATGGACGAGGTGACAGGCCTGACTGCCAAGGTGGTGGTGGACTATAAGCAGGCAGGCAAGGGTGTTGACCTGCGGCCGCGCTTGCAGCTCAAGGATGCCAATGGCGAGGTCGTCAAGCTCGATAACGGGTCTGACGCACGTTACTTCCTGTCGCCTGAAACCCTGCTTTCAGTTGAAAACGGGTCCGAGGTTAACGCGGGTGACGTGCTTGCCCGTCTGCCGCGTGAAGGCTCCAAGACGCGTGACATTACCGGCGGTCTGCCACGTGTGGCTGAACTGTTTGAAGCACGGCGGCCCAAGGACCATGCCATCATTGCCGAGATGGAAGGTCGGGTTGAGTTCGGTAAGGACTACAAGTCCAAGCGCCGTATTGTCGTGAAGAACGATGAGAGCGGAGAAGAGCAGGAATATCTGATCCCCAAGGGCAAGCATATTTCTGTTCAGGAAGGGGACTTTGTCGAAAAGGGCGATCCCCTGGTCGACGGTCCGCGCGTGCCGCATGACATTCTGAAGGTGATGGGGGTTGAGGCACTGTCCGACTACCTCATCAACGAAATTCAGGATGTGTATCGTCTGCAGGGCGTGAAAATCAACGACAAGCACATTGAGGTGATTGTCCGGCAGATGCTCCAGAAGGTCGAAATTCTGGAGCCTGGCGATACAACCTACCTGATTGGCGAAACCGTTGATCGCATTGAGTTCGAGGTTGAAAATACCAAGTGCCTGAATGCGGGTGAACGCCCCGCCCTGGCCATGCCGGTGCTACAGGGTATCACCAAGGCTTCGCTGCAGACGCAGTCCTTCATCTCTGCGGCCTCTTTCCAGGAGACCACACGTGTGCTGACTGAGGCCGCAACAGCGGGCAAGGTGGACAGGCTCATGGGGCTGAAGGAGAACGTGATTGTCGGCCGTCTGATCCCCGCAGGGACAGGCAGCGTGATGAAGCGCCTGCGTGCCATTGCGGCGGACCAGGACCGTCAGCGTGTTGGACGTTCTGCCGCCGAGTAA
- the rplB gene encoding 50S ribosomal protein L2 codes for MALKHFNPVTPSLRGTVLIDRADLWKGKPVKQLTEGKNKTGGRNNNGRITSRFRGGGHKQSYRYVDFKRRKFDVAGTVERLEYDPNRTAFIALVKYEDGELAYILAPQRLKVGDTVISGARADIKPGNAMPLAAIPVGTIVHNIELKQGAGGKLARSAGTYAQLVGKDSGYAQIKLQSGELRVVRGECMATVGAVSNPDNMNQHMGKAGRSRWLGRRPHNRGVVMNPVDHPHGGGEGRTSGGRHPVTPWGKPTKGYKTRVNKRTDSLIIRRRKTGK; via the coding sequence ATGGCACTGAAGCACTTTAATCCTGTCACGCCCAGCCTGCGTGGTACGGTTCTGATTGACCGCGCGGACCTCTGGAAGGGCAAGCCGGTCAAGCAGTTGACTGAAGGCAAGAACAAGACAGGTGGTCGCAACAACAACGGGCGGATTACATCCCGCTTCCGTGGGGGCGGGCACAAGCAGTCTTATCGTTATGTCGATTTCAAGCGTCGCAAGTTTGATGTCGCCGGCACGGTTGAACGTCTGGAATATGACCCCAACCGCACCGCTTTCATCGCGCTGGTGAAGTATGAGGACGGCGAACTCGCCTACATCCTCGCTCCGCAGCGTCTGAAGGTTGGTGACACGGTCATTTCCGGTGCCCGTGCGGACATCAAGCCTGGCAATGCCATGCCTCTGGCAGCAATCCCTGTTGGCACGATCGTGCACAACATCGAGCTGAAGCAGGGTGCTGGTGGCAAGCTGGCGCGTTCGGCTGGCACATATGCCCAGCTGGTCGGCAAGGATTCTGGCTACGCCCAGATCAAGCTGCAGTCCGGTGAACTGCGCGTTGTGCGCGGCGAATGCATGGCAACTGTTGGTGCGGTTTCAAACCCGGACAACATGAACCAGCACATGGGTAAGGCCGGGCGTTCGCGCTGGCTGGGCCGTCGTCCGCATAACCGCGGCGTGGTCATGAACCCGGTCGATCACCCGCATGGTGGTGGTGAAGGTCGTACCTCTGGTGGCCGTCATCCGGTTACACCGTGGGGCAAGCCGACCAAAGGTTACAAAACTCGGGTCAACAAGCGGACGGACAGTCTGATTATCCGTCGCCGGAAGACCGGCAAGTAA
- the rpsJ gene encoding 30S ribosomal protein S10: MDNQNIRIRLKAYDHRVLDNSTKEIVNTAKRTGARVRGPIPLPTHIERFTVNRSPHVDKKSREQFEIRTHRRLLDIVEPTPQTVDALMKLDLAAGVDVEIKL, translated from the coding sequence ATGGACAACCAGAACATCCGCATTCGCCTGAAGGCTTACGACCACCGTGTGCTCGACAACAGCACGAAGGAAATCGTAAACACGGCGAAGCGTACGGGTGCGCGGGTTCGGGGTCCTATCCCGCTGCCGACGCATATTGAACGGTTTACGGTTAACCGTTCGCCTCACGTAGACAAGAAGAGCCGCGAGCAGTTCGAAATTCGGACTCATCGGCGTCTGCTTGATATTGTTGAGCCCACTCCGCAGACCGTGGACGCTCTCATGAAGCTCGACCTCGCCGCTGGCGTGGATGTCGAGATCAAACTCTAA
- the rplD gene encoding 50S ribosomal protein L4, producing the protein MEIEIKTLDNGTAGSATLPDDIFAVAPRADIMARVVHWQLAKRRAGTHKVKGMGEVSGTTKKPYRQKGTGSARQGSLRAPQYRTGGAVHGPVVRDHGYDLPKKVRRLGLISALSQKAQDGKLIVLESASGVTKTTELAKKLKDLGLVSALIVDGAVDEGFVRAARNLPRIDVLPTIGANVYDILNHEVLAITRAGLEGLKERLA; encoded by the coding sequence ATGGAAATCGAAATCAAGACACTTGATAACGGCACGGCTGGCTCCGCCACTCTGCCCGATGACATTTTTGCGGTTGCACCGCGTGCCGACATCATGGCGCGTGTTGTTCACTGGCAGTTGGCCAAGCGCCGCGCCGGTACGCACAAGGTCAAGGGCATGGGTGAAGTGTCCGGCACGACCAAGAAGCCGTACCGTCAGAAAGGCACCGGCAGCGCCCGTCAGGGCTCTCTGCGTGCGCCGCAGTACCGCACCGGTGGCGCTGTTCATGGTCCGGTCGTTCGTGATCATGGCTATGACCTGCCCAAGAAGGTGCGTCGTCTGGGTCTGATCTCCGCCCTGTCGCAGAAGGCGCAGGATGGCAAGCTGATCGTTCTGGAGTCCGCTTCTGGCGTGACGAAGACGACCGAGCTGGCCAAGAAGCTGAAAGACCTCGGGCTGGTGTCCGCTCTGATCGTTGACGGTGCCGTTGATGAAGGCTTTGTGCGTGCTGCACGCAACCTGCCGCGCATCGACGTCCTGCCGACCATTGGCGCGAACGTGTATGATATTCTCAACCACGAGGTGCTTGCGATTACGCGGGCTGGCCTCGAAGGGCTGAAGGAGCGCCTGGCATGA
- the rpsL gene encoding 30S ribosomal protein S12, with protein MPTINQLIAKGRKPAVKRNKVPALQGCPQKRGVCTRVYTTTPKKPNSALRKVAKVRLTNGYEVVSYIPGEGHNLQEHSVVLIRGGRVKDLPGVRYHILRGVLDTQGIAKRRQRRSLYGAKRPK; from the coding sequence ATGCCGACCATCAACCAGCTCATTGCCAAGGGGCGTAAGCCTGCAGTCAAGCGCAATAAAGTGCCCGCACTGCAGGGTTGCCCCCAGAAGCGCGGGGTCTGCACCCGTGTTTATACGACGACACCGAAGAAGCCGAACTCCGCACTGCGTAAAGTTGCCAAGGTGCGTCTGACCAACGGCTATGAGGTGGTGAGCTATATTCCAGGTGAAGGCCACAACCTTCAGGAACATAGCGTTGTGCTTATCCGCGGCGGTCGCGTAAAGGACTTGCCGGGTGTTCGTTATCACATCCTTCGTGGTGTTCTCGATACGCAGGGTATCGCCAAGCGGCGCCAGCGTCGTTCGCTCTATGGCGCCAAGCGTCCGAAGTAA
- the rpsS gene encoding 30S ribosomal protein S19 produces the protein MARSVWKGPFVDGYLLNKAEVSRASGRNEVIKIWSRRSTILPQFVGLTFGVYNGQKFLPVQVTENMVGHKFGEFSPTRTFHGHGADKKSKRG, from the coding sequence ATGGCACGTTCCGTCTGGAAAGGTCCGTTCGTCGACGGGTATCTGCTGAACAAAGCTGAAGTATCCCGCGCATCGGGCCGAAACGAAGTGATCAAGATCTGGTCCCGTCGTTCCACGATTCTTCCTCAGTTCGTGGGACTGACGTTCGGTGTTTATAACGGTCAGAAGTTCCTGCCTGTGCAGGTTACGGAGAACATGGTTGGCCATAAGTTTGGCGAATTCTCTCCGACCCGTACATTCCACGGGCATGGTGCTGACAAGAAGTCTAAGCGGGGCTAA
- the rplC gene encoding 50S ribosomal protein L3, producing MRTGLIAKKLGMSRLFKEDGTHVPVTVLHLDEVQVVDVRTQERDGYVAVQLGLGNAKVKNVTKPNRGHFARVKVEPKKVVREFRVADDATLEVGASLSASHFVVGQKVDVTGLSKGKGFAGAMKRWNFAGLEATHGVSISHRSHGSTGNRQDPGKTFKNKKMAGHLGDERVTTLNLEIAAVDPEKNIIMVRGSVPGAKNGVVLIRDAIKKARHGDAPYPAGLVTAEG from the coding sequence ATGCGCACCGGATTGATCGCAAAGAAGTTGGGCATGTCCCGACTGTTCAAGGAAGATGGCACGCATGTGCCTGTCACTGTCCTGCATCTTGATGAAGTGCAGGTGGTTGATGTCCGCACCCAGGAGCGGGACGGCTATGTCGCTGTTCAGCTGGGTCTGGGCAACGCCAAGGTGAAGAATGTCACAAAGCCCAATCGCGGCCATTTTGCCCGTGTGAAGGTTGAACCCAAGAAGGTGGTTCGTGAATTCCGTGTAGCCGATGACGCTACGCTGGAAGTCGGAGCCAGCTTGTCTGCGTCCCACTTTGTCGTTGGCCAGAAGGTTGACGTCACGGGTCTCAGCAAGGGTAAGGGATTTGCTGGCGCCATGAAGCGCTGGAATTTTGCCGGTCTTGAAGCCACGCATGGTGTGTCCATTTCGCACCGTTCGCATGGTTCGACCGGTAACCGCCAGGATCCCGGTAAGACCTTCAAAAACAAGAAAATGGCTGGTCACCTGGGCGATGAGCGCGTGACCACCTTGAATCTGGAAATCGCAGCGGTCGATCCGGAAAAGAATATCATCATGGTTCGTGGCTCCGTCCCCGGGGCAAAGAACGGTGTTGTTCTCATTCGTGACGCGATCAAGAAAGCCCGCCATGGTGACGCGCCTTATCCGGCCGGCCTTGTGACGGCGGAGGGCTGA
- the rplV gene encoding 50S ribosomal protein L22, producing the protein MSKPKHPRTLAETEAQAVTRNIRVSPRKLNLVAGLIRNKPAAQAIATLTFSKRRIAQQVKKTLESAIANAENNHQLDVDQLVVKTAEVGKSIVMRRFHARGRGRSARIEKFFSHLKIVVAERAVEPEAAPSEQKAA; encoded by the coding sequence ATGAGCAAGCCGAAGCATCCGCGCACGCTCGCGGAAACAGAAGCGCAAGCTGTCACGCGTAACATCCGGGTTAGCCCCCGCAAGCTTAACCTTGTGGCTGGCCTGATTCGTAACAAGCCTGCAGCCCAGGCTATTGCGACGCTGACATTCTCCAAGCGCCGTATCGCCCAGCAGGTGAAGAAGACGCTGGAAAGCGCGATCGCCAACGCTGAAAACAATCACCAGCTGGACGTTGACCAGCTGGTGGTCAAGACGGCCGAAGTGGGCAAGTCCATTGTCATGCGTCGCTTCCATGCGCGTGGCCGTGGTCGTTCCGCACGGATCGAAAAGTTTTTCAGTCACCTGAAGATTGTTGTGGCCGAACGGGCGGTAGAGCCTGAAGCGGCCCCCTCTGAGCAGAAGGCGGCCTGA
- the tuf gene encoding elongation factor Tu yields MAKAKFERTKPHCNIGTIGHVDHGKTSLTAAITKTLAKKGGAEFKAYDQIDAAPEERARGITISTAHVEYETDKRHYAHVDCPGHADYVKNMITGAAQMDGAILVVSAADGPMPQTREHILLARQVGVPALVVFLNKVDQVDDPELLELVEMEVRELLSSYQFPGDDVPIIKGSALVTLEDGDAEIGENRVLDLMDAVDSYIPQPERPVDRPFLMPIEDVFSISGRGTVVTGRVERGVINVGDEVEIVGLKDTTKTTVTGVEMFRKLLDRGEAGDNIGALVRGTKREDVERGQVLAKPGSITPHKKFKAEAYILTKEEGGRHTPFFTNYRPQFYFRTTDVTGVVHLPEGTEMVMPGDNCAMDVELIAPIAMDEGLRFAIREGGRTVGAGVVATIIE; encoded by the coding sequence ATGGCTAAGGCTAAATTTGAGCGGACAAAACCGCACTGCAATATCGGCACCATTGGTCACGTTGACCATGGTAAGACCTCTCTGACGGCAGCTATCACCAAGACGCTGGCGAAGAAGGGTGGCGCTGAGTTCAAGGCGTACGACCAGATCGACGCTGCTCCTGAAGAACGCGCTCGCGGCATCACCATTTCCACCGCTCACGTGGAATATGAAACCGACAAGCGTCACTACGCCCACGTCGACTGCCCCGGACACGCTGACTATGTGAAGAACATGATCACCGGTGCCGCGCAGATGGACGGCGCGATCCTGGTTGTGTCCGCAGCTGATGGCCCGATGCCCCAGACGCGTGAGCACATCCTGCTCGCCCGTCAGGTCGGTGTGCCTGCTCTGGTCGTCTTCCTGAACAAGGTTGACCAGGTTGATGATCCGGAACTGCTTGAGCTGGTTGAAATGGAAGTTCGTGAACTTCTGTCTTCCTACCAGTTCCCCGGCGACGATGTGCCGATCATCAAGGGCTCCGCTCTGGTGACCCTCGAAGACGGCGACGCAGAAATCGGTGAAAACCGCGTTCTGGACCTGATGGATGCGGTTGACTCCTACATTCCGCAGCCCGAGCGTCCGGTTGATCGTCCGTTCCTGATGCCGATCGAAGACGTGTTCTCCATCTCTGGCCGCGGCACCGTCGTGACCGGTCGTGTGGAGCGTGGTGTGATCAACGTGGGTGACGAAGTTGAAATCGTCGGCCTGAAAGACACCACCAAGACCACCGTTACCGGCGTTGAAATGTTCCGCAAGCTGCTTGATCGCGGTGAAGCTGGCGACAACATCGGCGCTCTGGTGCGTGGCACGAAGCGTGAAGACGTTGAGCGCGGTCAGGTTCTGGCCAAGCCCGGCTCCATCACGCCGCACAAGAAGTTCAAGGCTGAAGCCTACATCCTGACGAAGGAAGAAGGTGGCCGTCATACGCCGTTCTTCACCAACTATCGTCCGCAGTTCTACTTCCGTACGACGGACGTGACGGGTGTTGTGCATCTGCCGGAAGGCACCGAAATGGTGATGCCGGGTGACAACTGCGCTATGGATGTCGAGCTGATTGCTCCGATCGCCATGGACGAAGGTCTGCGCTTCGCTATCCGCGAAGGCGGCCGTACGGTTGGCGCAGGCGTTGTTGCTACCATTATCGAGTAA
- the rpsG gene encoding 30S ribosomal protein S7 → MSRRHRAVKREILPDPKFGDIVVTRFMNALMFDGKKSTAEKIVYGALDAMARRNGAASDPVALFHNALDNVKPAVEVRSRRVGGATYQVPVEVRSDRRQALAIRWLIDAARKRGENTMQDRLSNELLDAVNNRGAAVKKREDTHRMAEANKAFSHYRW, encoded by the coding sequence ATGAGTCGCCGTCATCGCGCTGTAAAGCGCGAGATCCTTCCCGATCCGAAGTTCGGAGACATCGTTGTCACGCGTTTCATGAATGCGCTGATGTTCGATGGCAAGAAGTCCACCGCCGAAAAGATCGTGTATGGCGCGCTTGACGCCATGGCACGTCGCAACGGTGCAGCGTCCGATCCGGTCGCGTTGTTCCACAACGCTCTGGATAACGTAAAGCCTGCTGTTGAAGTTCGTTCCCGCCGTGTTGGTGGTGCGACCTACCAGGTGCCCGTTGAAGTGCGTTCCGACCGCCGTCAGGCTCTGGCAATCCGCTGGCTGATCGATGCAGCCCGCAAGCGTGGTGAAAACACCATGCAGGATCGCCTGTCGAACGAACTGCTTGATGCCGTCAACAACCGTGGCGCGGCAGTCAAGAAGCGCGAAGACACGCACCGTATGGCCGAAGCCAACAAGGCATTCAGCCACTACCGCTGGTAA
- a CDS encoding 50S ribosomal protein L23, producing MSREALYDIVRTPVITEKATALSEKNQVVFKVALSASKPEIKVAVETLFGVKVVGVNTLIQKGKVKRFKGRTGQRSDVKKAFVQLAEGQSIDLTAKLA from the coding sequence CTGTCGCGGGAAGCACTGTACGACATCGTTCGTACGCCCGTGATCACTGAAAAGGCGACTGCGCTTTCTGAAAAGAATCAGGTTGTGTTCAAGGTTGCTCTGTCGGCCAGCAAGCCTGAGATCAAGGTTGCGGTGGAAACGCTGTTCGGGGTGAAGGTTGTTGGTGTCAACACCCTGATCCAGAAGGGCAAGGTCAAGCGCTTCAAGGGGCGCACGGGCCAGCGTTCCGACGTGAAAAAGGCGTTCGTGCAGCTTGCTGAAGGTCAGTCAATCGACCTTACGGCAAAGCTGGCGTGA